One window of the Athene noctua chromosome 5, bAthNoc1.hap1.1, whole genome shotgun sequence genome contains the following:
- the HMX2 gene encoding homeobox protein HMX2 — translation MSSKEDPSKGCPAAAPISSFTIQSILGSGSTEPPREAGGRAAAWPARGRTLSLSSEDEEPEESWKHRGCFCPEARGSAEPCHKHQPLTFTCLGSVKGSGAAAAGSGERGPFLSPPQQDCKEEKEKPLGPPSPSCGDRQRDGGDRQAGAAKKKTRTVFSRSQVYQLESTFDMKRYLSSSERACLASSLQLTETQVKTWFQNRRNKWKRQLSAELEAANMAHASAQTLVGMPLVFRDNSLLRVPVPRSIAFPAPLYYPGSNLSALPLYNLYNKIDY, via the exons ATGAGCAGCAAAGAAGACCCGAGCAAGGGCTGTCCGGCGGCTGCTCCCATCTCCAGTTTCACCATCCAGTCCATCCTGGGCAGCGGCAGCACCGAGCCCCCCCGGGAGGCCGGCGGCAGGGCGGCAGCCTGGCCCGCCCGCGGCCGGACCCTCTCCCTCTCCTCGGAGGACGAGGAACCGGAGGAGAGCTGGAAGCACCgcggctgcttctgccccgaAGCTCGGGGCTCCGCCGAACCGTGCCACAAACACCAGCCCCTCACCTTCACCTGTCTCG GCAGCGTcaaggggagcggagcggcggcggcgggcagcggggaaCGGGGGCCTTTCCTCTCGCCCCCCCAGCAGGACTGtaaagaggagaaggagaagccGCTGGGACCCCCCTCGCCCTCCTGCGGGGACCGGCAGCGCGACGGCGGGGACCGGCAGGCCGGGGCCGCCAAGAAGAAGACGCGCACGGTGTTCAGCCGCAGCCAGGTCTATCAGCTGGAATCCACCTTCGACATGAAGCGGTACCTGAGCAGCTCGGAGCGGGCCTGCCTGGCCTCCAGCCTGCAGCTCACCGAGACCCAGGTGAAGACCTGGTTCCAAAACCGCAGGAACAAGTGGAAACGGCAGCTCTCGGCCGAGCTGGAGGCGGCCAACATGGCCCACGCCTCGGCGCAGACTCTGGTGGGGATGCCGCTGGTGTTCAGAGACAATTCCCTCCTCCGAGTGCCGGTGCCCCGGTCCATCGCCTTCCCTGCTCCTCTCTACTACCCCGGCAGCAACCTCTCGGCCTTACCGCTCTACAACCTCTACAACAAGATCGACTACTGA